From the Flavobacteriales bacterium genome, one window contains:
- a CDS encoding PAS domain S-box protein has protein sequence MRNLIGFLKKEFGFSQSDEHYKIYRIYFLFGAIVAPLLTFVVPSEGVTKSFVLDLLVIISFTSVLILSFFFEQIKIRLKEIFFGIGYLATIYAFANMYSSGYNTEDYLTFVLSFIAIVVAIQDHRITVFYTISFLIVSVIASFIINNPENNASSIVVLVFVMGIVGFVIHYTRFILLRNLIENKNELSGSRDRLLTLLDSIDKVVYNVSIDDKGIKTLRYVSATIDDILGLSVDEYITEIKSGRIIERIHPEDLPGVIDASRILSEKKVPVSMIYRFLKSDGYIWIEEKVFPKLDQEGNHVASIGISSDVTLRVNNEISLKKSEERYRSMIERNLAGFYRISLDNILIDCNNSFAGIMGFSDKNEIIGKSISELYIDSTDKGRFVQLLKQNPHFYNHESKIRLRSGKEIWLLENVSLIHNSRNEAEYIEGTAFDITEMKDAELRIRSIQKNLELVIDNIDSLVYSLDIDEKGNKHFNFLGPQIEKLVGIPREQYIKSVQDGSINNYFHPEDLQNVRIQLQEIRDKKTSGIFTYRFLDQSSQTYKWLEESMFPQFDEKGRLYKNFGVVRDVSEKKKYEDVLRANEEKYRNLFERNLAGVFRTRLNGEILECNDAFVRMFGYDSKEDILSISSKDLYFTDADREKYLSDLNKENMLSNYEMRQKRKDGSELWLFANVSLSPDEGVLMGTLIDITEQKLTSEALAQNEEKFRLLFEVTNDSIFIISRNVIIDCNERSSDMFGYSKFELVGNSLISFSPDIQPDGMPSAEKWKQRLLLSEQGKSQFFYWRMNNASGKFFDTEISLNSFSLGNEIFVQVVIRDITQRMKAEIALRDSEERFKLLASSAIEGVVFSDEGKIIDCNDQIVSILGYDSRKDVLGKSLADFIIPEDHAVMARVLRDDSDELTELRVYKKDGSIIWLDTKGKYMFFGSRKVRVSVVEDITERKLYEEQILNSKRSYEQLVEGSPYGIFIHTDGYVQYANQEAFEIVGLDRDHFTMGKFSIYDFLMPDYVEESHERRRKILNGESVPFIRVKMRNVSGDVIDIETKSQLIVYEGKPSIQTTLINISAELQLEKEKLRAEVAEQTNQLLEAEINEHKETQRRLQEIQQYTESIIGSSIDMIIATDINNLITQMNPAALNCFGYDKEEILGQHISLLYSSELDYITIKNYLDKEGTYTGEISNRRKSGEVFISYISASLIKSPSGSVIGAMGVSRDITEIIEAEKIVQEQNAKIKSIFENSSNMMMWTMDRNYTITSFNKSFADIMQSLFQIPVKIGMHIFDALSGDLDDDTKAKITTPFEFAFHGSAHELDGPLFGIRSSDRWFETYLNPIRLESGEIEEISCLAHDITEKKKAENDLLDSLKEKEVLLKEVHHRVKNNLQVISSILNLQSSYVRDEGTLQILRESQNRIKSMSFIHESLYQTKNFSSVNFSEYIYNLSKNLVHSYQVFGDLVELDFQLGDVQLNLDQSIPCGLIVNELVSNALKYAFKDGVKGRIIIELVESGKQVQLRVEDNGCGLPPGFDPMSTETLGLQLVATLVEQLDGKMLLDSEPQRGTKYLITFEKLN, from the coding sequence ATGAGAAATCTTATCGGATTTCTTAAGAAAGAATTCGGTTTTAGTCAAAGCGACGAACATTATAAAATTTACCGAATTTATTTTTTGTTTGGTGCTATCGTAGCGCCCTTGTTGACCTTTGTTGTACCATCAGAGGGAGTAACAAAAAGTTTTGTATTAGATCTGCTGGTTATTATTTCATTTACCTCTGTTCTGATTCTATCTTTCTTTTTTGAGCAGATTAAAATTAGGCTGAAAGAAATATTTTTTGGCATTGGGTATTTAGCTACCATTTATGCTTTTGCCAACATGTATTCTTCGGGCTACAATACAGAAGATTATTTAACTTTTGTTTTGAGTTTTATTGCCATCGTTGTCGCAATTCAGGATCATCGCATTACTGTATTTTATACCATCTCGTTTTTAATTGTTTCCGTTATTGCTTCGTTTATAATTAATAACCCCGAAAATAATGCTTCAAGTATTGTTGTGTTGGTTTTTGTAATGGGTATCGTGGGATTTGTAATTCACTATACACGCTTTATTTTATTACGTAATTTAATTGAAAACAAAAACGAATTATCCGGAAGTCGCGATCGTTTGTTAACCTTACTCGATTCGATTGATAAGGTGGTTTACAATGTTTCTATCGACGATAAAGGAATTAAAACATTAAGATATGTTTCAGCTACAATTGATGATATTTTAGGTTTATCTGTTGATGAATATATCACGGAAATTAAATCAGGAAGAATTATAGAACGAATTCATCCGGAAGATTTACCCGGAGTAATTGATGCCTCCAGAATATTATCCGAAAAGAAGGTACCGGTTTCTATGATATATCGCTTTTTAAAAAGTGATGGTTATATATGGATCGAAGAAAAGGTATTTCCAAAGCTGGATCAAGAAGGTAATCATGTAGCGAGTATTGGAATTTCATCGGATGTTACATTGCGTGTAAACAATGAAATTTCATTGAAAAAATCGGAAGAACGTTACCGGTCGATGATTGAACGGAACCTTGCCGGTTTTTACAGAATCAGCCTGGATAATATTCTGATTGATTGCAATAATTCCTTTGCAGGTATTATGGGATTTAGCGATAAAAATGAAATTATCGGTAAATCCATATCCGAATTATATATCGATTCTACCGACAAAGGAAGATTTGTTCAGCTATTAAAACAAAACCCGCATTTTTATAATCACGAAAGTAAAATTCGATTAAGATCAGGAAAAGAAATCTGGTTACTGGAAAACGTTTCTCTGATTCACAACTCAAGAAATGAAGCCGAATATATCGAGGGAACTGCCTTTGATATTACTGAAATGAAAGATGCTGAATTACGCATCAGATCCATTCAGAAAAATCTTGAACTTGTAATTGATAACATCGATTCACTGGTATATAGTCTGGATATTGATGAAAAGGGAAATAAACATTTTAATTTTTTAGGACCTCAAATCGAAAAGCTGGTAGGTATCCCACGTGAGCAATACATAAAATCAGTTCAGGATGGTTCAATCAATAATTATTTCCACCCGGAAGATTTGCAAAATGTCCGCATTCAATTACAGGAAATAAGAGATAAAAAAACATCCGGAATTTTTACTTACCGGTTTTTAGATCAATCGAGTCAAACCTATAAATGGCTCGAAGAATCCATGTTTCCTCAATTTGATGAGAAGGGAAGATTGTACAAAAATTTCGGTGTGGTAAGGGATGTTTCTGAAAAGAAAAAGTATGAGGATGTCCTTCGTGCCAATGAAGAAAAATACAGAAACCTGTTTGAACGAAATCTTGCCGGTGTATTCAGAACGCGCTTAAATGGAGAAATACTGGAATGTAATGATGCATTTGTTCGCATGTTTGGTTATGATAGTAAGGAAGACATTTTAAGTATATCGAGTAAGGATTTATATTTTACGGATGCCGACAGGGAAAAATATCTTTCCGATTTGAACAAGGAGAATATGCTGTCGAATTACGAAATGCGGCAAAAGCGTAAGGACGGATCGGAATTGTGGTTGTTTGCAAATGTTTCCTTATCGCCCGATGAGGGTGTGTTAATGGGGACATTAATCGATATTACTGAACAAAAATTAACCAGTGAGGCGCTCGCTCAGAATGAAGAAAAATTCAGACTTTTATTTGAGGTTACGAACGACTCCATCTTCATCATTTCACGCAATGTAATTATCGATTGTAATGAACGTTCATCTGATATGTTCGGATATTCGAAATTTGAATTGGTAGGAAATTCACTGATTTCATTTTCGCCCGATATACAACCGGATGGAATGCCTTCTGCAGAAAAGTGGAAGCAGCGTTTATTGTTATCTGAACAAGGAAAATCACAGTTTTTTTACTGGAGAATGAACAATGCCTCCGGTAAATTTTTCGATACTGAAATTTCACTTAATTCATTCTCATTAGGAAATGAGATTTTTGTTCAGGTGGTAATTCGCGACATCACACAACGGATGAAAGCAGAGATTGCTCTTCGTGATAGTGAAGAACGGTTTAAATTATTAGCCTCCTCAGCAATTGAAGGAGTTGTTTTTTCTGATGAAGGAAAAATCATCGACTGCAATGATCAGATTGTTTCTATTTTAGGTTACGATAGTCGCAAAGATGTTTTAGGTAAATCGCTTGCTGATTTTATTATTCCCGAAGACCATGCCGTAATGGCGAGAGTATTAAGGGATGATTCTGATGAGTTGACCGAGTTGCGTGTTTATAAAAAAGATGGTTCCATTATTTGGTTAGACACCAAAGGGAAATACATGTTTTTCGGTAGCCGTAAAGTAAGGGTTTCGGTGGTTGAGGATATTACTGAACGAAAATTATATGAAGAACAAATATTGAACAGTAAACGTTCGTATGAGCAATTAGTAGAAGGATCTCCATATGGTATTTTCATTCACACCGATGGATACGTTCAATATGCAAATCAGGAAGCATTTGAAATTGTGGGATTAGATCGTGATCATTTTACCATGGGTAAATTTTCGATTTATGATTTTCTAATGCCCGACTATGTGGAAGAAAGTCATGAACGCAGAAGGAAAATTTTGAACGGTGAAAGCGTACCTTTTATTCGTGTTAAAATGAGAAATGTTTCTGGCGATGTTATCGATATTGAAACGAAATCTCAATTGATCGTTTACGAGGGGAAACCTTCTATTCAAACAACCTTAATAAATATTTCTGCGGAATTACAACTTGAAAAAGAAAAACTGCGTGCAGAGGTAGCTGAGCAAACCAATCAATTGCTGGAAGCCGAAATTAATGAGCACAAAGAAACGCAACGCCGGTTACAGGAAATTCAGCAATACACAGAAAGTATTATTGGTAGTTCTATCGATATGATTATCGCTACGGACATTAATAATTTAATTACACAAATGAATCCCGCAGCATTGAATTGTTTCGGGTATGATAAAGAAGAAATTTTAGGTCAGCATATTTCTTTATTATATAGTTCTGAATTGGACTATATCACAATAAAAAATTACCTGGATAAGGAAGGAACCTACACGGGTGAAATTTCTAATCGCAGAAAATCCGGCGAGGTATTTATTTCGTACATCTCTGCTTCATTAATTAAATCGCCAAGCGGAAGTGTAATTGGTGCCATGGGTGTTTCGCGGGATATCACTGAAATTATTGAGGCGGAAAAAATCGTTCAGGAACAAAACGCAAAAATTAAATCCATTTTCGAAAACTCATCCAATATGATGATGTGGACAATGGATCGTAATTATACCATTACCTCTTTCAATAAAAGCTTTGCCGATATCATGCAAAGTTTGTTTCAGATACCGGTTAAAATTGGTATGCATATTTTCGATGCGCTTTCTGGTGATCTCGATGATGATACCAAAGCAAAAATTACCACGCCTTTCGAATTTGCATTTCATGGTAGTGCGCATGAATTGGATGGGCCTTTATTCGGCATACGTTCTTCCGATCGCTGGTTTGAAACCTACCTCAACCCTATTCGACTGGAGTCAGGCGAAATTGAAGAAATCAGTTGCCTCGCTCACGATATCACCGAGAAGAAAAAAGCGGAAAACGACTTGCTTGATTCCTTAAAAGAAAAAGAGGTTTTACTTAAGGAAGTCCATCACCGGGTGAAAAACAACTTGCAGGTAATTTCCAGTATCCTCAATCTCCAATCGAGTTATGTTCGTGATGAAGGTACGTTGCAGATTTTACGTGAAAGCCAGAATCGGATCAAGTCCATGTCCTTCATCCACGAAAGTCTATATCAGACCAAGAACTTCAGCTCCGTTAATTTTTCGGAGTACATATATAACTTGTCGAAAAATTTAGTACATTCATACCAGGTATTTGGCGATTTAGTCGAACTTGATTTCCAGCTTGGAGATGTCCAACTGAATTTAGATCAGTCTATTCCTTGCGGATTAATAGTTAACGAACTAGTTTCCAACGCTTTGAAATATGCCTTTAAGGATGGTGTCAAGGGCAGGATTATCATTGAGCTGGTGGAATCGGGCAAGCAGGTACAGTTAAGGGTGGAAGATAATGGATGCGGATTGCCCCCGGGCTTTGATCCGATGTCGACCGAAACCCTGGGATTGCAGCTGGTGGCGACCCTGGTGGAACAGCTGGATGGTAAAATGCTTCTTGATTCGGAGCCGCAAAGGGGTACTAAATATTTAATTACATTTGAAAAATTGAATTAA
- the rnr gene encoding ribonuclease R, with product MAKNNSQNSTNKMYQLLRKEVLEQMSENADRSFNYKQLSKAIGADDKHSREMIQEILEELCEDEVIRETDRGRYAFKKKKEVLSGTLDVTSKGNAYLISLTEGVPDVFVHRKNLNHALHGDTVNILVYPPKKDQQREGEVIEIVQRATLSFVGRIQLNKNTAFLIPDSQRMYVDIFIPIEKLNGAKNNDKVIAQITDWPPQAANPFGKVTEVLGAVGDNEAEMHAILAEFGLPYRYPKEVEEAANKLNPAITEQEVAKRRDFRGITTFTIDPVDAKDFDDALSVQFIKEENGKKIYEVGVHIADVSHYVVPGSILDKEALERATSVYLVDRVVPMLPEILSNQICSLRPNEDKLTFSVVFEMDEDAKIRREWFGRTVIHSNRRFTYEEAQAIIEGGEGDLKEEILLLDKMAKIVREKRMQNGALGLESIEVKFRLDEKGKPIGVYTKISKDANKLIEEFMLLANKAVAKKVGEPDGKKKILPMVYRVHDEPSKEKLKELAEFVSLLGYKLKSYDTQRLPAAVNKLISEIQDKRVAETIQNYTIRSMAKAIYDVNNIGHYGLAFDYYTHFTSPIRRYPDLIVHRILQHALDHENAFSKNQLELWCRHSSAQEKKAADAERASIKYKQVEYMKEHIGEVFDGVVSGVTEWGIYVEIEENHCEGMIPLRSISGDVYVYDQEALCVRGVRSKKTYRLGSRIKIKVKNADLMRRQIDFEMV from the coding sequence ATGGCAAAAAATAATTCACAGAACAGTACTAACAAAATGTATCAACTGCTTCGTAAAGAGGTGCTAGAGCAAATGAGTGAAAATGCTGATCGGTCGTTTAACTATAAACAACTTTCCAAAGCCATTGGGGCTGACGACAAGCATAGCCGTGAAATGATTCAGGAGATTCTGGAAGAATTATGCGAGGATGAGGTAATACGAGAGACCGACCGTGGGAGATACGCCTTTAAAAAGAAAAAAGAAGTCCTCAGTGGAACCCTGGATGTCACCTCCAAGGGCAACGCCTACCTGATTAGTTTAACAGAAGGTGTTCCCGACGTTTTTGTTCATCGCAAAAACCTCAATCACGCCCTACATGGCGATACGGTAAATATTCTGGTATACCCACCTAAAAAAGACCAGCAACGCGAAGGAGAGGTTATAGAGATCGTTCAGCGGGCCACCTTATCCTTTGTGGGTCGCATTCAACTGAATAAAAACACTGCGTTTTTAATACCGGACTCACAACGGATGTATGTCGACATTTTCATCCCCATTGAAAAACTAAATGGCGCCAAGAATAACGATAAAGTAATAGCACAAATCACCGACTGGCCGCCGCAAGCCGCTAATCCGTTTGGAAAAGTAACCGAAGTACTGGGCGCAGTGGGCGACAATGAAGCAGAGATGCATGCTATTCTTGCTGAATTCGGATTACCCTATCGTTATCCTAAAGAAGTGGAAGAAGCTGCTAATAAACTGAATCCCGCCATTACCGAACAAGAAGTTGCAAAGCGAAGAGATTTCAGAGGGATTACAACTTTTACCATCGACCCGGTAGACGCCAAGGATTTCGATGATGCCTTATCGGTGCAATTCATTAAAGAAGAAAACGGTAAAAAAATCTACGAAGTAGGTGTGCACATTGCGGACGTTTCACACTATGTTGTGCCGGGAAGTATTTTGGATAAAGAAGCGCTTGAACGTGCAACATCGGTTTATTTGGTGGACCGTGTAGTTCCCATGCTTCCTGAAATTTTATCCAATCAAATTTGCTCTTTACGTCCCAACGAAGACAAGCTTACATTTTCGGTGGTGTTTGAAATGGATGAAGACGCTAAAATCAGAAGAGAATGGTTTGGAAGAACTGTTATTCATTCGAACCGCAGATTTACCTATGAAGAGGCTCAGGCCATCATAGAAGGTGGAGAAGGTGATTTAAAAGAGGAGATTTTGTTGTTGGATAAAATGGCAAAAATTGTCAGAGAAAAACGAATGCAAAACGGAGCGCTTGGACTGGAAAGTATAGAAGTAAAATTCAGGCTCGACGAAAAAGGAAAACCGATTGGTGTTTACACGAAAATATCGAAAGATGCCAATAAGCTCATTGAAGAATTTATGTTGCTTGCCAATAAAGCTGTTGCTAAAAAAGTTGGAGAGCCCGACGGTAAGAAAAAAATTCTTCCAATGGTATACCGCGTACACGATGAGCCCTCTAAAGAAAAACTTAAAGAGCTTGCCGAATTTGTTTCTTTGTTAGGTTATAAACTTAAATCCTACGACACTCAACGTCTACCCGCTGCAGTAAATAAATTAATCAGCGAAATTCAGGATAAACGTGTTGCAGAAACGATACAGAATTACACCATCCGATCGATGGCGAAAGCGATTTACGATGTAAATAATATTGGACATTACGGATTGGCGTTTGATTACTATACACACTTCACTTCACCTATCCGTCGCTATCCCGATTTAATTGTCCACCGCATTTTACAACACGCGCTGGATCATGAAAATGCTTTTTCAAAAAATCAATTAGAACTTTGGTGCAGACATTCCTCTGCGCAGGAAAAAAAAGCTGCCGATGCCGAACGTGCTTCCATTAAATACAAACAGGTGGAGTATATGAAAGAACATATCGGCGAAGTGTTTGATGGTGTGGTATCGGGTGTAACCGAATGGGGGATTTATGTAGAAATTGAAGAAAATCACTGTGAGGGAATGATTCCATTGCGCTCTATCTCAGGCGATGTTTATGTATACGATCAGGAAGCATTATGTGTACGCGGAGTGCGTTCTAAAAAAACTTACCGCTTGGGTAGCAGGATAAAAATTAAAGTGAAAAACGCCGACTTAATGCGCCGACAAATTGATTTTGAAATGGTATAA
- a CDS encoding gliding motility-associated C-terminal domain-containing protein, protein MIRLHVVLKFWAVILLLGWAYVSQACTIDSYSVVNPDCFYSSNGSLTINASGAPSLTYSIDGGLTFSASNVFSNLSPGTYIVVVQSPQPCSVSDTIVISPNSILSADLLVSATTVFVGEDVLFTDASVGHTGSLLDYGDGTASGGITSIIHNYNLAGNYSASLVVTDGLCSDTAFANVLVLSASSLTIPNVFSPNEDGVNDLFMPQVMGIKELECTIMNRYGEIVQAWNGPRGFWDGYTFPAGVACPTGTYFYWIKAVGYDGVNYEQKGTITLLR, encoded by the coding sequence ATGATTCGATTACATGTGGTTTTGAAATTTTGGGCTGTAATCCTGTTGTTGGGTTGGGCTTATGTTTCGCAGGCTTGTACCATCGATTCATATAGTGTGGTCAATCCGGATTGCTTCTATTCCAGCAACGGGTCTCTTACGATTAACGCTTCCGGAGCGCCTTCCTTAACGTATTCTATTGATGGGGGATTAACCTTCTCTGCTTCGAATGTGTTTTCTAATTTAAGTCCGGGTACATACATTGTAGTTGTTCAGTCGCCACAACCCTGTTCGGTAAGCGATACCATTGTTATTTCTCCTAATTCAATTTTAAGTGCCGATTTATTGGTGAGCGCCACTACTGTTTTTGTTGGGGAGGACGTGCTGTTTACGGATGCTTCGGTTGGTCACACTGGTTCACTGCTGGATTATGGCGACGGAACCGCGAGTGGTGGAATCACATCGATTATTCACAACTACAACCTGGCCGGAAATTATTCTGCTTCACTCGTTGTAACAGACGGACTATGTTCTGATACGGCCTTTGCAAATGTGCTGGTTTTGTCCGCTTCTTCTTTAACCATACCCAATGTGTTTAGTCCAAACGAAGATGGCGTAAACGATTTATTTATGCCACAGGTGATGGGGATAAAAGAGCTGGAGTGTACCATTATGAACCGCTACGGGGAAATCGTACAAGCCTGGAACGGACCGCGGGGTTTTTGGGATGGGTATACCTTTCCTGCCGGAGTGGCTTGTCCAACAGGAACCTATTTCTACTGGATAAAAGCAGTAGGATACGATGGTGTAAATTACGAGCAAAAAGGAACGATTACGCTCCTGCGTTAG
- a CDS encoding response regulator gives MSKTTVLVVEDESIVSKDIQQSLTKLGYNVVGAASTGEKAIALATELRPDIVLMDIMLKGSITGIDAAGEIKKNEAIPVIFLTAYADESTLSKAKVTEPYGYIIKPFKEIDLHTSIEMALYKHKKEKEIVKERDLLYSIVENKDSKDYIFVKSNSRLIKLNTKEIFYIEALKDYVVINTLNSRYTIHSTMKDIEKKMPISDFIRVHRSFIVRIDKIASIDLPNLVLENDKKVIPIGGSYKDDLVNRLNLV, from the coding sequence ATGTCAAAAACAACCGTACTCGTAGTAGAAGATGAAAGTATCGTATCGAAGGACATTCAGCAGAGTCTGACTAAACTTGGTTACAATGTGGTGGGAGCTGCTTCTACCGGAGAAAAAGCAATAGCGCTTGCCACAGAATTGCGACCAGACATTGTGTTAATGGACATTATGCTGAAAGGTTCTATTACCGGAATTGATGCCGCAGGAGAAATTAAAAAAAATGAGGCGATACCTGTTATTTTTCTCACCGCTTATGCCGATGAAAGTACTTTATCTAAAGCGAAAGTAACAGAGCCGTATGGTTATATCATTAAGCCGTTTAAGGAAATTGATTTGCATACGTCCATAGAAATGGCTCTGTACAAACACAAGAAGGAAAAAGAAATTGTAAAAGAAAGAGATTTACTTTATTCCATTGTGGAAAACAAAGATTCAAAAGATTACATCTTTGTAAAATCTAATTCCAGATTAATTAAGCTCAATACAAAAGAGATCTTTTACATTGAGGCTTTGAAAGATTATGTGGTGATCAATACACTGAATAGCCGGTACACCATCCACTCTACCATGAAGGACATTGAAAAGAAAATGCCAATCAGTGATTTTATTCGTGTACACCGTTCTTTCATTGTGCGCATCGATAAGATTGCTTCGATTGATTTGCCAAATCTGGTCCTGGAGAATGATAAGAAAGTGATTCCTATTGGCGGTTCTTATAAGGACGATTTAGTGAATCGTTTGAATCTGGTATAA
- a CDS encoding aldehyde dehydrogenase family protein translates to MSEVMTDFGISETLKVLGIKEKNSGASTGSHWFATRGEEIHSYSPVNGELIATVHSATEAEYEAVILKATEAFKVWRKVPAPKRGEIVRQMGEELRKYKNELGKLVSYEMGKSYQEGLGEVQEMIDICDFAVGLSRQLHGLTMHSERPNHRMYEQYHPLGIVGIISAFNFPVAVWSWNSMLAWICGDVCIWKPSEKTPLCAIACQNIITDVLKKNDVPEGVSCVIIGDRNIGEMMSHDKRVPLVSATGSTRMGKAVGKAVGERLGRSLLELGGNNAIIISEHADLEMAMLAVIFGAVGTAGQRCTTTRRLIIHESIYESVKAKLKAAYSHLRIGNPLDQNNHVGPLIDKHAVSLYENALKEAEKEGGKVLVAGGVLSGEGYESGCYVKPAIIEAKNHFKIVQEETFAPILYIMSYKTIEEAIELQNGVVQGLSSAIMTLNMREAERFLSVEGSDCGIANVNIGTSGAEIGGAFGGEKETGGGRESGSDAWKAYMRRQTNTINYGNQLPLAQGIKFDI, encoded by the coding sequence ATGTCTGAAGTTATGACCGATTTTGGTATCTCGGAAACACTTAAAGTGTTAGGGATTAAAGAAAAAAACAGTGGTGCATCTACCGGTTCTCACTGGTTTGCCACCCGTGGTGAAGAGATTCATTCCTATTCTCCTGTTAACGGAGAATTAATTGCAACCGTACATTCAGCTACCGAAGCAGAATATGAAGCCGTTATTTTAAAAGCTACCGAAGCATTTAAAGTATGGCGAAAAGTTCCCGCACCAAAACGTGGTGAAATTGTTCGCCAAATGGGTGAGGAATTACGTAAATACAAAAATGAACTAGGTAAGCTTGTTTCCTATGAAATGGGTAAATCCTATCAGGAAGGACTGGGAGAAGTACAGGAGATGATCGATATCTGTGATTTCGCAGTGGGATTATCACGTCAGCTTCATGGTTTAACCATGCACAGCGAACGCCCCAATCACCGTATGTACGAACAGTATCATCCGCTGGGAATTGTAGGTATTATTTCTGCATTCAACTTTCCTGTTGCAGTTTGGTCATGGAATTCGATGCTGGCCTGGATTTGTGGTGACGTTTGTATTTGGAAGCCTTCTGAGAAAACACCATTGTGTGCCATCGCGTGTCAAAACATCATCACCGATGTTCTAAAGAAAAATGATGTTCCCGAAGGAGTATCCTGTGTAATCATCGGCGACCGCAACATTGGAGAAATGATGAGTCACGATAAACGCGTTCCTTTAGTTTCTGCTACCGGATCTACCCGTATGGGTAAAGCCGTTGGTAAAGCGGTTGGTGAACGTTTAGGTCGTTCCTTATTGGAGCTTGGCGGAAACAATGCCATCATCATTAGTGAACATGCCGATTTAGAAATGGCCATGCTGGCTGTTATTTTCGGAGCTGTGGGTACTGCCGGTCAACGCTGCACCACCACCCGCCGTTTAATCATTCACGAGTCCATTTACGAAAGCGTAAAAGCAAAACTTAAAGCGGCCTATTCCCATTTACGCATCGGTAATCCACTGGATCAAAACAACCATGTTGGTCCGCTCATCGATAAACATGCCGTTTCACTGTATGAAAACGCATTGAAAGAAGCAGAAAAAGAAGGCGGAAAAGTACTTGTTGCCGGAGGCGTTTTAAGCGGCGAAGGCTACGAAAGCGGTTGTTATGTTAAGCCGGCGATTATCGAGGCTAAAAACCACTTTAAAATCGTTCAGGAAGAAACCTTTGCGCCGATATTATACATCATGTCCTACAAAACCATCGAAGAAGCCATTGAGCTTCAAAACGGGGTTGTGCAGGGACTTTCTTCGGCAATCATGACGCTGAATATGCGTGAGGCTGAGCGTTTCTTATCGGTAGAGGGATCGGATTGTGGAATTGCCAATGTTAACATTGGTACTTCAGGAGCCGAAATCGGGGGAGCATTTGGTGGTGAAAAGGAAACAGGCGGGGGACGCGAATCCGGATCGGATGCGTGGAAAGCTTATATGCGTCGCCAAACCAATACCATTAATTACGGAAATCAATTACCTTTGGCGCAAGGAATTAAATTCGATATCTAA